In Monomorium pharaonis isolate MP-MQ-018 chromosome 3, ASM1337386v2, whole genome shotgun sequence, a genomic segment contains:
- the LOC114254294 gene encoding uncharacterized protein LOC114254294 — protein MYAARLSEKNIAIASCVCVWCGVVWCGVVWCGVVWCGVVCEVHRRCLPHCFRIIFAVAFLAASGPLSPLPPSLLQDDRCGPLQTSIQDDDSRKRHPWGDSVFRKRNLAVAAGAATAIGE, from the exons ATGTACGCTGCTCGTCTATCGGAAAAGAATATCGCGATcgcctcgtgtgtgtgtgtgtggtgtggtgtggtgtggtgtggtgtggtgtggtgtggtgtggtgtggtgtggtgtggtgtgtgAAGTGCATCGTCGTTGCCTTCCTCACTGCTTCAGGATTATCTTCGCCGTTGCCTTCCTCGCTGCTTCAGGACCACTTTCGCCGTTGCCTCCGTCTCTGCTTCAGGACGATCGTTGTGGACCACTGCAAACGAGCATA caggatgatgacAGCAGAAAGCGACATCCATGGGGCGACTCGGtattccggaaaaggaatctagcagtagcagcaggagcagcgacagcaatcggtgagtga
- the LOC105838917 gene encoding mitogen-activated protein kinase kinase kinase 7, with product MASKEMTGHQQQFVEEIDYNEIETEQVVGKGSFGVVWKGKWRGQDVAVKHINSEGERKAFTVEVRQLSRVAHPNIVKLYGACTKNPVCLVMEYAEGGSLYNVLHCNPQPHYTTSHAMSWTLQCARGVAYLHNMKPKPLIHRDLKPPNLLLVMGGQMLKICDFGTACDLNTYMTNNKGSAAWMAPEVFEGSRYTEKCDVFSWGIILWEVLTRKKPFDDIGASAYRIMWAVHVGQRPPLIEGCPKPIENLMTRCWQKAPEERPSMDEVVKIMTELSEFFSRHLEPVEYSLSSEDDVDENETSRENTLDIVSTLDFRMNGSVANGTIRTIPKAVEKTIECSKEENSLPFALSRTTPVGHRMKFSSRQNNLGFQPDDEIPVLNNLHGNMDSNLKHTKLPILQNATAPTAYDNKLAALQNRNCNFVPLHVECDPNAWDLPSSSDTSWEIPNNMAGLDKVVQKTKKNNQSSSTTSEDLGNVCRLLDADLRPLTPDDTCELSREIFEEHKQIAEEYLKVQTEIALLSQHKNEMLKNLNLDRLQQEELQKLEDEKESLVKLCRNLTRQLQIMKDQRGALTNAAATSTLGPVVSGNNGWVVVPHSSRLS from the exons ATGGCGAGCAAAGAAATGACCGGCCATCAGCAGCAGTTCGTTGAGGAAATCGATTACAATGAAATCGAAACGGAGCAG gtAGTCGGTAAAGGTTCCTTTGGGGTTGTATGGAAGGGAAAATGGAGAGGGCAAGACGTTGCTGTGAAACATATAAATtcagaaggagagagaaaggctTTCACTGTGGAAGTTCGACAGCTATCCCGAGTTGCACATCccaatattgttaaattgtaCGGAGCATGTACCAAGAATCCGGTATGCCTGGTAATGGAATATGCTGAGGGTGGATCATTGTATAACG TGCTACATTGTAATCCTCAACCACATTACACTACCAGTCACGCCATGAGTTGGACTCTGCAGTGTGCACGTGGTGTCGCGTATCTTCACAATATGAAGCCGAAACCACTGATACACAG AGACTTAAAACCACCCAATCTGTTGTTGGTTATGGGTGGACAGATGCTTAAAATCTGTGACTTTGGCACAGCCTGTgacttaaatacatatatgacTAATAATAAAGGTTCGGCTGCATGGATGGCACCAGAAGTATTTGAAGGATCTAGGTATACAGAGAAATGCGATGTATTTAGTTGGGGTATCATTTTGTGGGAGGTTTTAACACGCAAAAAACCCTTTGATGATATTGGTGCTTCAGCCTATAGGATAATGTGGGCTGTTCACGTAGGACAGAGGCCTCCTTTAATAGAAGGATGCCCAAAACCAATTGAAAATCTTATGACtag ATGTTGGCAAAAAGCACCTGAAGAAAGACCTTCTATGGACGAAGTAGTAAAGATCATGACTGAGCTATCGGAATTTTTCAGTCGTCATTTAGAACCCGTTGAATATTCCTTAA GTAGTGAAGATGATGTAGATGAAAACGAAACATCGAGGGAGAATACGCTAGATATAGTCAGTACGTTAGATTTTCGTATGAACGGCTCCGTTGCAAACGGCACTATTCGTACAATTCCAAAGGCTGTAGAAAAAACCATCGAATGCTCCAAAGAAGAGAATTCATTGCCTTTCGCATTATCTCGTACCACACCGGTCGGCCACAGGATGAAATTCTCATCACGGCAAAATAATTTAGGATTTCAACCTGACGACGAAATTCCGGTATTAAATAATCTTCATGGGAATATGGAcagtaatttaaaacataCTAAATTACCGATTTTACAAAATGCGACAGCACCAACGGCGTATGACAATAAGCTTGCTGCGTTGCAAAACAGAAACTGCAATTTTGTTCCATTGCACGTGGAGTGTGACCCG AATGCTTGGGATTTACCAAGCTCCTCTGACACTTCTTGGGAAATTCCAAATAACATGGCTGGATTAGACAAAGTGGTTcaaaaaacgaagaaaaataatcaaa GTAGCAGCACCACGAGCGAAGACTTGGGCAATGTTTGTCGCTTACTAGATGCTGACCTGAGGCCTCTCACGCCCGATGACACGTGTGAGCTCTCGCGAGAGATCTTCGAGGAACACAAGCAGATAGCCGAGGAATATCTCAAAGTCCAAACGGAGATAGCGTTGTTAAGCCAGCACAAAAACGAGATGTTGAAGAATCTAAACCTTGATAGACTTCAGCAGGAGGAGTTACAGAAGCTGGAAGACGAAAag GAATCCTTAGTGAAACTGTGTCGCAATCTGACGCGACAGTTACAGATCATGAAGGATCAGAGGGGGGCGTTGACAAATGCTGCCGCCACGTCAACGTTAGGGCCCGTCGTTTCCGGAAACAACGGCTGGGTGGTAGTACCTCACTCATCAAGGCTTTCTTGA
- the LOC105838925 gene encoding putative sodium-coupled neutral amino acid transporter 11 — MAHVASDNVNEKSYILDARKNFEDVGSVGSEESYDDMRRLVGEEEEEKSGKFSSLPLASFNFINSIIGSGVIGIPYALHQAGFGLGIALLILVAALTDYSLILMVRSGHICGEMSYQGLMRASFGRAGFYILTALQFVYPFMAMVSYNVVVGDTVTKVLIRVTGIDETNIFAHRQVVILLATLCITIPLCLYRNVARLAKISFLSLICVGFILIAIFIRMDTMSAMVPSQKESWRFANFPGVVPSVGIMAFAFMCHHNTFLIYGSIERATQEKWNVVTHWSLFTSFLIAAAFGIAGYATFTSYVQGDLMENYCWNDDLMNFARLMFSGTILLTFPIECFVTREVLMTAIKGTDELEGHEAYVPNSDRKYLIITLTMVSTTYLISMLTDCLGVFLELNGILAAVPLAYVLPGLCYLKLEEGPILSSKKLPALGLMSAGILAAISGLLLLVINSSSSGTCFHGKIMPYCVDNSTAMLRLATTTTESVDNFVSNITEPGI; from the exons ATGGCCCACGTCGCGTCCGATAATGTCAACGAGAAGAGCTACATCCTGGACGCGAGAAAGAACTTCGAAGAC GTCGGCAGTGTCGGATCGGAGGAATCCTACGATGACATGAGACGACTGGTCGGG gaggaggaggaagagaagtCCGGCAAATTTAGTAGCCTGCCGCTCGCGAGCTTCAATTTCATCAATTCCATCATCGGCAGCGGCGTCATTG gaatacCATACGCTCTGCATCAAGCCGGCTTCGGCCTTGGGATCGCCCTGCTAATTTTAGTGGCGGCGTTGACCGACTACTCGTTAATTCTTATGGTGCGAAGCGGACACATTTGCGGCGAGATGAGCTATCAGGGTCTGATGCGAGCGAGTTTCGGCCGCGCCGGTTTCTACATCCTCACGGCGTTGCAGTTCGTCTATCCGTTCATGG CGATGGTCTCTTAcaacgtcgtcgtcggcgaTACGGTCACCAAGGTCCTAATAAGAGTGACAGGGATAGACGAGACGAACATTTTCGCTCATCGACAAGTCGTCATTCTCCTAGCGACCCTCTGCATCACTATCCCGCTTTGTCTGTACAGAAACGTCGCACGATTAGCGAAGATCTCCTTCCTCTCTCTGATCTGCGTCGGGTTCATTCTCATCGCCATCTTCATAAGGATGGACACGATGTCCGCCATGGT TCCGAGTCAGAAGGAGAGCTGGAGGTTCGCCAATTTCCCGGGGGTCGTCCCGTCCGTCGGTATAATGGCGTTCGCCTTCATGTGCCACCACAACACATTCCTCATTTACGGCTCGATCGAGAGAGCGACCCAGGAGAAGTGGAACGTGGTGACGCATTGGTCCCTCTTCACGTCTTTCCTAATCGCCGCGGCCTTTGGGATCGCCGGCTACGCGACCTTCACGTCATATGTTCAGGGCGACCTCATGGAAAATTACTGCTGGAACGACGACCTGATGAATTTCGCCAGACTCATGTTCAGCGGCACCATACTGCTCACCTTTCCGATCGAGTGCTTCGTTACGCGCGAG GTGCTCATGACGGCGATCAAGGGCACGGACGAATTGGAGGGACACGAGGCTTACGTGCCTAACTCGGACCGCAAGTACCTGATAATCACCTTGACGATGGTATCCACGACATACCTGATCTCCATGTTGACGGACTGCCTCGGTGTTTTCCTCGAATTGAACGGCATCCTCGCTGCGGTGCCGCTCGCCTACGTTTTGCCTGGTCTCTGCTACCTCAAACTCGAGGAGGGGCCCATCCTCTCGTCCAAGAAGCTTCCGGCGCTCGGCCTGATGTCCGCCGGTATCCTAGCCGCGATCTCCGGTCTTCTGCTACTCGTGATCAACAGTAGTTCATCCGGTACCTGCTTTCACGGCAAGATAATGCCGTATTGCGTCGACAATTCGACGGCTATGTTGCGCCTCGCCACGACGACCACGGAGTCCGTCGACAACTTCGTCTCTAACATCACGGAACCCGGGATCTAA